The following proteins come from a genomic window of Candidatus Bathyarchaeia archaeon:
- the hsp20 gene encoding archaeal heat shock protein Hsp20, whose protein sequence is MSWWEDFPDWFRMRRRRSPFFGFGDIFEEMNRLFEDMFREIWEQVPRDLIRERKLPDGTTVREAGPFVYGYSVTMGPDGKPIIREFGNVRPKAGAFPGRAALEVKEEREPLVDTIVEDDIIKVVAEVPGVEKEDIKLECSENSLVISVDSEKRKYYKELDLPESVDPDSAKASYKNGVLEVTLKKKVTKPKGKEIKID, encoded by the coding sequence TTGTCTTGGTGGGAAGACTTCCCGGATTGGTTTAGGATGAGGCGGAGGCGATCTCCCTTCTTTGGATTCGGGGATATATTCGAGGAGATGAACAGACTATTCGAGGATATGTTTAGGGAGATCTGGGAACAGGTCCCGAGGGATCTGATAAGGGAGCGCAAGCTGCCGGATGGCACCACGGTTCGCGAGGCCGGCCCGTTCGTGTACGGCTATTCGGTCACGATGGGCCCGGATGGGAAGCCGATAATTAGGGAATTCGGCAACGTGAGACCCAAAGCTGGGGCCTTCCCGGGCAGGGCAGCTCTGGAGGTGAAGGAGGAAAGAGAGCCGCTGGTCGATACGATAGTCGAGGACGATATCATTAAGGTAGTTGCCGAAGTCCCAGGGGTCGAAAAGGAGGACATAAAATTGGAATGCTCTGAGAATTCCTTGGTGATATCGGTCGACTCGGAGAAGCGTAAATACTATAAGGAACTCGATCTGCCCGAGTCAGTAGACCCAGATAGCGCCAAGGCCAGCTACAAGAATGGTGTGCTAGAGGTTACCCTGAAGAAGAAAGTGACGAAGCCGAAGGGTAAGGAGATCAAGATAGATTAA